In one window of Chryseobacterium phocaeense DNA:
- a CDS encoding endonuclease, giving the protein MKKLLLPIILVSALISAQAPAGYYDGTTGLTGYALKTKLRDIISVKNINWNYGDLPNLYNQTDLDKYYDHGPGNTTILLDIYSEIPSGADAYEYTSANLISSSGGEGLGYNREHAVPQSTFDSNYPMYSDLHFVIPTDAKINQLRSNYPYGVGNSTVHYTFSNTSKIANSAIPNYVYTNRVYEPINEFKGDIARMLLYFAVRYEEKLPSFNYSTNINPAIDRSALDGTAERAFDPAYISMLLQWHLQDPVSQREIDRNNAIYSIQNNRNPFIDNPQWVNDIWVQTPDALAPQAPLNLNATQTGAYYTQLAWSPSTSSDVIGYQVYQNGTLVTTTKSTSIVIDHLTPSTSYSFTVKAYDQGYLQSPDSNTATVSTSAADTSSKDLFIVKYIEGTGNNKALEIVNRTGHEVDLNHYTIRVQYYNNTSGSYYYGNSFELEGKLPNNQNFVVLNPKSTLSCYTNNDARFLTAGEALTFAGTQYVELAYKSTTVDAIGSKFVSNSYGDVSLYRKNTVTQPSSTFNIGEWDSFGTDYCQNLGTLSTTDVVLAGNDLKIYPNPVHENIFVNGKTENIHSAQILDFSGKLIYSEQNPFKNKKNISVQNLAVGSYLLKLEGKVYPFIKK; this is encoded by the coding sequence GATCTTGATAAATATTATGACCATGGTCCGGGTAATACAACCATTCTGCTAGATATATATTCTGAAATTCCTTCCGGTGCTGATGCGTATGAGTATACCTCAGCTAATTTGATCAGTAGTTCAGGGGGTGAAGGTCTGGGTTACAACAGGGAACATGCGGTGCCACAGAGTACTTTTGACAGTAATTATCCGATGTATTCTGATTTGCATTTTGTGATTCCTACAGATGCAAAAATCAATCAGCTTAGAAGTAATTATCCTTATGGGGTAGGAAATTCTACGGTTCATTATACATTTAGCAATACATCCAAAATTGCCAACAGTGCTATTCCTAATTATGTGTATACGAACAGGGTGTATGAGCCGATCAATGAATTTAAGGGAGATATTGCGAGAATGTTGCTGTATTTTGCGGTAAGGTATGAGGAAAAACTGCCTTCATTTAATTATTCCACAAACATTAACCCAGCGATAGACCGCTCTGCTCTGGATGGAACTGCAGAAAGGGCTTTTGACCCGGCCTATATTTCCATGCTTCTTCAGTGGCACCTTCAGGATCCTGTATCTCAAAGAGAAATAGACCGGAATAACGCCATATATAGTATTCAGAATAACAGGAATCCGTTTATCGATAATCCGCAATGGGTGAATGATATCTGGGTGCAGACTCCTGACGCACTTGCACCACAGGCCCCTTTGAATTTAAATGCTACCCAGACCGGGGCTTATTATACACAATTGGCGTGGTCGCCAAGCACGAGTTCAGATGTTATCGGATATCAGGTCTATCAAAATGGGACTCTGGTAACCACAACAAAATCTACATCCATAGTTATTGATCATCTGACACCTTCCACCTCGTATTCATTTACAGTGAAGGCTTACGACCAGGGGTATCTGCAATCTCCCGACAGTAATACAGCCACAGTATCCACATCAGCTGCGGACACCAGCTCAAAGGATCTTTTTATCGTGAAATATATTGAGGGGACGGGTAACAATAAAGCTTTGGAAATTGTCAACAGAACAGGGCATGAAGTGGATCTGAATCATTATACGATAAGAGTACAATACTACAATAATACAAGCGGTTCCTATTATTATGGAAATAGTTTTGAACTTGAAGGAAAACTCCCCAACAACCAAAATTTTGTCGTTCTGAATCCTAAATCTACATTATCCTGCTACACCAATAATGATGCACGGTTTCTTACAGCGGGTGAGGCCCTCACTTTTGCCGGAACCCAATATGTAGAGCTGGCCTATAAATCCACAACGGTGGATGCTATAGGAAGTAAGTTTGTAAGCAATTCATACGGAGATGTTTCCTTATACAGGAAAAATACGGTTACACAACCCAGTTCAACATTCAATATAGGAGAATGGGACTCATTTGGAACTGATTACTGTCAGAACCTTGGAACTCTATCTACCACGGATGTGGTTTTAGCAGGGAATGATCTGAAAATTTATCCTAATCCGGTTCATGAAAATATTTTTGTGAATGGTAAAACTGAAAACATACACTCGGCTCAGATTTTAGATTTCTCCGGAAAATTGATCTATTCCGAGCAGAATCCTTTTAAAAATAAGAAAAATATTTCTGTTCAGAATTTAGCAGTAGGATCCTATCTGTTAAAACTGGAAGGAAAAGTGTACCCGTTCATTAAAAAATAA
- a CDS encoding SatD family protein — translation MIAVITGDIINSQHADTEVWITRLKNLLENWGSSPLAWEIYRGDEFQFKCNIDQVFWRFLAIKSLIRSQENLDVRIAIGIGEENFSSEKITESNGTAYVHSGRLLNDLKSDGHTVSIKTSNDAVDRDLNILLKWSSKDFDSWSVATAEIIHEMIMNEDITQEDLARKFAISQSSVSQRLKRANYELIVETNQYFRKKISEL, via the coding sequence ATGATAGCGGTCATAACCGGTGATATTATAAATTCACAGCATGCAGACACGGAAGTTTGGATCACCAGACTCAAGAATCTCCTGGAAAACTGGGGAAGTTCACCGCTCGCATGGGAAATTTACAGAGGAGATGAGTTTCAGTTCAAATGTAATATAGACCAGGTATTCTGGCGTTTTCTAGCCATAAAGTCTCTTATAAGAAGTCAGGAAAATTTAGATGTAAGAATTGCCATAGGCATTGGTGAAGAAAATTTTTCCTCTGAGAAAATCACGGAATCCAACGGTACAGCTTATGTACATTCCGGACGGTTGTTGAATGATCTTAAAAGCGACGGGCACACCGTTTCTATAAAAACTTCCAATGATGCTGTAGACCGGGATCTGAATATCCTTCTGAAATGGTCCTCAAAAGATTTCGACAGCTGGAGTGTAGCCACCGCAGAGATCATCCATGAAATGATCATGAATGAAGACATCACACAGGAAGACCTCGCCAGGAAATTTGCCATCTCACAGTCCTCGGTAAGCCAGAGGCTGAAGCGCGCCAACTACGAGCTTATCGTAGAAACCAATCAATATTTTAGAAAGAAAATCTCAGAACTTTAA
- a CDS encoding DUF3307 domain-containing protein — MIFTKLILAHLLGDFILQPNSWVADKERRKLKSPYLYLHVLIHTVLSFVFLWNTDMWWVALMVGATHFIIDASKLTFQTLKNKKRWFFIDQLLHILVIAGISFYYTEFSFGFLSNAEFLKILMAALFLTTPASIFIKILLSSWTPVPETQSSLQTESLSSAGKYIGILERLLVFTFIMVNHWEGVGFMVAAKSVFRFSDLAQAKQRKLTEYVLIGTLLSFGMAVLTGILIK, encoded by the coding sequence ATGATCTTTACTAAACTCATATTGGCACATCTACTTGGAGATTTTATTCTTCAGCCAAATTCATGGGTTGCCGATAAGGAACGCCGTAAGCTGAAAAGTCCGTATTTGTATCTGCATGTACTGATCCATACTGTTTTAAGTTTTGTTTTTCTATGGAATACAGATATGTGGTGGGTTGCACTGATGGTTGGGGCTACTCATTTTATCATTGACGCCTCAAAACTGACCTTTCAGACTTTAAAAAATAAGAAAAGATGGTTTTTCATAGACCAGCTTCTGCATATTCTTGTGATTGCGGGAATTTCCTTCTATTATACAGAATTCAGTTTTGGTTTTCTGAGTAACGCTGAGTTTTTAAAAATACTGATGGCAGCATTGTTCCTTACAACACCGGCCTCAATTTTTATTAAAATATTATTGTCTTCATGGACTCCGGTTCCGGAAACACAGAGCAGTTTACAAACCGAATCCTTATCAAGTGCAGGAAAATATATCGGAATTTTGGAACGTCTTCTTGTTTTTACCTTTATTATGGTAAATCATTGGGAAGGCGTAGGTTTTATGGTGGCCGCCAAATCGGTCTTCAGGTTCAGCGATCTGGCACAGGCCAAACAGAGAAAACTTACGGAATATGTGCTGATAGGTACATTGCTGAGTTTTGGAATGGCTGTATTAACAGGAATTTTAATTAAGTAA
- the purC gene encoding phosphoribosylaminoimidazolesuccinocarboxamide synthase yields MEKKEMLYEGKAKQVFATDNPNEVVVRFKDDATAFNAQKRGSVDLKGEMNNAITTLIFEYLNEKGVKTHFIKQLNEREQLVKKVSIIPLEMVVRNYSAGSMAQRLGVEEGIKSPVTIFDICYKKDELGDPLINDHHAVFLGAATYEELDEMYELTSDINEILIDLFDKMNIILVDFKIELGKTADGEIILADEISPDTCRLWDKDTMKKLDKDRFRRDLGEVTEAYVEIYNRLKTLLGK; encoded by the coding sequence ATGGAAAAGAAAGAAATGTTGTACGAAGGTAAGGCAAAACAGGTATTTGCTACCGATAATCCTAATGAAGTAGTGGTACGTTTCAAAGACGATGCTACAGCATTTAATGCTCAGAAAAGAGGGTCTGTTGATTTAAAAGGAGAAATGAACAATGCCATTACCACTCTTATTTTTGAATATTTAAATGAAAAAGGGGTTAAAACTCATTTCATCAAACAATTGAACGAAAGAGAGCAGCTGGTAAAAAAAGTTTCGATCATTCCATTGGAAATGGTAGTAAGAAATTACTCTGCAGGAAGTATGGCTCAGAGATTGGGAGTGGAAGAAGGAATTAAATCTCCCGTTACCATCTTCGATATCTGCTATAAAAAAGACGAATTGGGAGATCCGCTGATCAATGATCACCACGCAGTATTCTTAGGAGCAGCAACATATGAGGAGCTGGATGAAATGTATGAGCTTACTTCTGATATCAACGAAATCCTGATCGATCTTTTTGATAAAATGAACATCATCCTTGTGGATTTCAAAATTGAATTAGGAAAAACAGCAGACGGTGAAATCATCCTTGCTGACGAAATTTCTCCTGACACATGCAGACTTTGGGATAAAGATACCATGAAAAAACTGGATAAAGACAGATTCAGAAGAGATCTTGGAGAAGTTACCGAAGCTTATGTGGAGATCTATAACAGGCTGAAAACTTTACTGGGTAAGTAA
- a CDS encoding four helix bundle protein, whose translation MKSHRIEDLKVWKKSMALVKEVYLVSAELPGEEKFGLLSQIRRCAVSIPSNIAEGAGRNNKNEFYQFLGIAFGSTYELQTQLQLMVDLNFISEAKILPLKELLAEIQKMIYSLKESLKL comes from the coding sequence ATGAAATCACACCGGATAGAAGATTTGAAAGTTTGGAAAAAATCGATGGCTTTGGTAAAAGAAGTTTATTTAGTTTCTGCTGAATTGCCGGGTGAAGAAAAATTTGGTCTATTGTCACAAATCAGAAGATGTGCAGTTTCAATACCGTCAAATATTGCTGAAGGAGCTGGAAGAAATAATAAAAATGAATTTTATCAATTTCTTGGAATTGCATTTGGTTCTACCTATGAGCTGCAAACCCAATTACAGTTGATGGTCGACCTAAACTTTATTTCTGAAGCCAAAATACTACCTTTAAAAGAGCTTTTAGCTGAAATTCAGAAAATGATTTACTCATTAAAAGAAAGTTTAAAATTATAA
- the purF gene encoding amidophosphoribosyltransferase: protein MKSLDIHKSEYLKQFKNQAYGRNLFRTQEEERLDAPNEECGIFGLYSDNDLDTFSLSQFGLFALQHRGQEACGISVLKDGKITNMKDEGLVLDVYKDIQDPETFMGNSAIGHTRYTTAGDKKKYNFQPFFAKNEYDQIILSIAHNGNLTNAKELKTELEAEGVVFRATSDSEVILRLIQKNLDLGLRGAIKATMEKIEGAYSVVGMTRNKFFAFRDFNGIRPLVLGAVDEKTYVVASESVALDAVGAQYVRDILPGEIIYTNENEPGKLHSYMVNEEKGKQRICSFEYIYFARPDSTMENINVYEIREKSGEKIWEQAPVEADVVIGVPDSGVPAAIGFSKASGIPFRPVLIKNRYIGRSFIVPTQEMRERVVNLKLNPIISEIKDKRVVIIDDSIVRGTTSKRLVKILKDAGVKEIHFRSVSPPIIAPCYLGIDTPSKDDLISANMTTEELRRYLGVDSLEFLSTDSLKEILGSSNHCFGCFTEEYPVGKGEEVELFN, encoded by the coding sequence ATGAAAAGTTTAGACATTCATAAAAGTGAATATTTAAAACAGTTTAAAAACCAGGCCTACGGAAGAAATCTTTTCAGAACGCAGGAAGAGGAAAGACTGGATGCTCCCAATGAGGAATGCGGTATTTTCGGACTGTATTCGGATAATGATCTGGATACGTTCTCTCTTTCACAGTTCGGACTTTTTGCCCTGCAACACAGAGGACAGGAAGCCTGTGGTATTTCCGTTTTAAAAGACGGGAAAATCACCAATATGAAGGATGAAGGACTGGTTCTGGATGTTTATAAAGACATTCAGGATCCTGAAACTTTTATGGGAAATTCTGCAATTGGACATACCCGTTATACCACTGCAGGAGACAAAAAGAAATATAATTTCCAGCCGTTCTTTGCAAAAAATGAGTACGACCAGATTATACTTTCTATAGCGCACAATGGTAACCTTACCAATGCGAAAGAATTAAAAACCGAATTGGAAGCTGAAGGCGTTGTGTTCAGGGCCACTTCCGATTCTGAGGTGATTTTAAGACTGATCCAGAAAAACCTTGACCTTGGTCTTCGTGGAGCGATTAAAGCCACCATGGAGAAAATTGAAGGTGCTTATTCCGTAGTGGGAATGACCAGAAATAAATTCTTTGCATTCAGGGATTTCAACGGGATCCGTCCGCTGGTTTTGGGAGCTGTTGACGAGAAAACGTACGTGGTAGCTTCTGAGTCTGTGGCACTGGATGCTGTGGGCGCTCAGTATGTACGCGATATCCTTCCGGGAGAAATCATTTATACCAATGAAAATGAGCCTGGAAAACTTCACTCATACATGGTGAATGAAGAAAAAGGAAAGCAGAGAATCTGTTCTTTCGAATACATCTATTTTGCAAGACCTGACTCTACCATGGAAAACATCAATGTGTATGAGATCAGGGAAAAATCCGGTGAAAAAATCTGGGAACAGGCTCCTGTGGAAGCAGATGTGGTTATCGGGGTTCCTGATTCCGGTGTTCCGGCTGCTATAGGCTTCTCCAAGGCTTCCGGCATCCCTTTCCGTCCGGTTCTGATTAAAAACAGATACATCGGAAGAAGTTTCATCGTTCCTACACAGGAAATGAGAGAGAGGGTAGTAAATCTTAAGCTTAACCCGATTATTTCTGAGATCAAGGACAAAAGAGTTGTGATCATTGATGACTCCATCGTAAGAGGAACCACCTCCAAGAGACTTGTGAAAATCCTGAAAGACGCCGGAGTAAAAGAAATTCACTTCAGAAGTGTATCGCCGCCTATTATTGCGCCATGCTATTTAGGTATTGATACCCCTTCAAAAGATGATCTGATTTCTGCGAATATGACGACTGAAGAGCTTAGACGCTATCTGGGTGTGGATTCTTTAGAGTTCTTAAGTACAGACAGCCTGAAAGAAATTTTAGGATCTTCCAACCACTGCTTCGGATGCTTTACTGAAGAATATCCGGTAGGAAAAGGGGAGGAGGTAGAATTATTCAATTAA
- a CDS encoding glycerophosphodiester phosphodiesterase family protein yields MKKVLLTAALMGLTQLYYAQAFDKQAHRGGKSLYPENTIPAMKNALKMNVTTLEMDLAVTKDKKVILSHDAFLSPELITKPDGTYIPKDSGFYYKIYEMPYSRIKTFDVGLKKLTNYPDQKKMKAQKPLFSEVIDACETYARELKRPLPFYNIETKTRPFSDNIFHPEPKEFVDLMMKVILEKGIQDRVIIQSFDPRTLEIVHKEYPEIMTALLVEKVDDKKRAQQQTHFEKIPEAKFREYPDHLNGVTGDLKFLSFTPTIYSPEHTLVTPKLIEECHKSGMRVIPWTVNSKERLKELKEIGIDGVITDDPRIFE; encoded by the coding sequence ATGAAAAAAGTACTTTTAACGGCTGCTTTGATGGGATTGACCCAGTTGTATTATGCTCAGGCTTTCGATAAGCAGGCTCACCGCGGAGGAAAGTCTTTATACCCTGAAAATACAATTCCGGCCATGAAGAATGCCTTGAAAATGAACGTTACAACATTGGAAATGGATCTGGCGGTAACGAAGGACAAAAAAGTAATTCTTTCTCATGATGCTTTTCTTTCCCCTGAATTAATCACAAAGCCGGATGGAACCTATATTCCGAAAGATTCCGGGTTTTATTATAAAATTTATGAAATGCCTTATTCGAGGATTAAAACATTTGATGTTGGCTTAAAAAAATTAACCAATTATCCGGATCAGAAGAAGATGAAGGCTCAAAAGCCTCTTTTCTCGGAAGTAATCGATGCGTGTGAAACTTATGCCCGGGAACTGAAAAGACCTTTGCCTTTTTATAATATTGAAACCAAAACACGTCCTTTTTCCGATAACATATTTCATCCGGAACCCAAAGAATTTGTGGATCTGATGATGAAAGTTATCCTGGAAAAAGGGATCCAGGACAGGGTAATTATTCAGTCATTTGATCCCAGAACTCTGGAAATCGTTCATAAGGAATATCCTGAAATTATGACTGCTTTGCTGGTGGAAAAGGTAGATGATAAAAAACGCGCGCAGCAGCAAACTCATTTTGAAAAAATACCTGAAGCGAAATTCAGAGAGTATCCCGATCATCTGAATGGCGTAACAGGAGATCTGAAGTTTCTGAGCTTTACTCCAACTATTTACAGTCCTGAGCATACACTTGTAACCCCAAAACTCATAGAGGAATGCCACAAATCCGGGATGAGAGTGATCCCATGGACGGTCAATAGCAAAGAAAGACTGAAAGAATTAAAAGAGATAGGAATAGACGGGGTTATCACGGATGATCCGAGGATATTTGAATAA
- a CDS encoding porin family protein encodes MKKLFLGLAVTASMMTFAQEAQTVNQEPMKQDPIKKDKQPVRFGIKAGGNSSYFSEQKLSLDNQKLGFHAGVLVNIPLSQKFSLQPEVLYNQLGAKSVISSTDVTTGNTNVKTKSDYKTTMNYISVPLMVQMRPTERFYVEAGPEFSYFIDGKNKGESTITTTTGGVTTTQSVSSSEDINKDNINKFNLGLGLGLGYDITQNLGINARYINSLTDMRNQKPEGTEPLNHRAFQLGLNYKF; translated from the coding sequence ATGAAGAAGTTATTTCTAGGGTTGGCAGTTACTGCCAGCATGATGACGTTTGCTCAGGAAGCACAAACTGTAAACCAGGAACCAATGAAACAAGATCCAATTAAAAAGGATAAGCAGCCTGTAAGATTTGGTATTAAAGCAGGAGGAAACTCTTCTTACTTCAGTGAGCAGAAATTAAGTCTTGATAACCAGAAACTTGGATTTCATGCGGGGGTTTTAGTTAATATTCCACTATCTCAGAAATTCAGCCTGCAGCCGGAGGTTTTATACAACCAGCTTGGAGCTAAAAGCGTAATTTCATCTACAGACGTTACCACCGGTAATACCAACGTTAAAACTAAAAGTGATTACAAAACCACCATGAACTATATTTCAGTTCCATTAATGGTACAGATGAGGCCTACGGAAAGATTTTATGTAGAGGCAGGACCAGAGTTCAGTTATTTCATTGATGGAAAAAACAAGGGTGAAAGCACCATTACTACGACTACCGGAGGCGTAACCACAACACAGTCTGTATCCAGCTCTGAAGATATCAACAAAGACAACATCAATAAGTTTAACTTAGGTCTTGGTTTAGGTCTTGGATATGATATTACCCAGAATCTGGGCATCAATGCAAGGTATATCAACAGTCTTACGGACATGAGAAACCAGAAACCTGAAGGCACTGAACCATTGAACCACAGAGCGTTTCAGTTAGGTCTGAATTATAAGTTCTAA
- a CDS encoding reprolysin-like metallopeptidase — protein sequence MKIKNLFYLGIFLGSLSLVKAQDYFTVSDTPIKTRSEKRTVQPEKFLTGQLDVTAIKDYFHSIPELTDNDRKDHAPVIMLPMPDGTKAKFRIWKSSVMAPELAHQFPQLITFTGYGIDDPYATVKLDFTELGFHAQIKSAITGDIYIDPYAQDDINNYIIYRKSDLIDKDPGICGSEDEHTESENKSTQKTVAPSIGTQIRIFRFAVACTGEYAHAATGLASPTVAQTLSAIVTSVNRVNGVYEQEVAVRLILVANEASLVFTDPATDPFTANNDANTLLNESQTQIDALIGNANYDIGHTFSTGAGGKAFLGSICNNSIKGKGVTGRSHPVGDPFDIDYVCHEVGHQFGGPHTFNATTTNCANIAPANAVEPGSGITIMAYAGICGDVNNLARNSIPIFHTRSFENITTKIQSTSCQVTTPVSNTAPVVNAGNNYTIPKSTPFKLTGSATDAENTGLTYCWEQNDVGPSGDWNTPTGNAAIFRTFVPVTVNHRYFPQIKDVINNTVTKGEILPSYARTMEFRLTVRDNNAGCAGVANDDAIITVDGNSGPFKVTAPATAVSWIGNTSQTITWDVAGTTAAPVSCANVSILLSTDGGYTYPTTILASTPNDGSQTITVPNVNTSQARIMVAGEGNVFFNINPINFTITNNVLAVDEIAENKDLFAVYPNPGKGIVNIKFSRPTDKYDVMVYDISGKLVFSKVNNKLDHDKVGTFNLTQLVKGNYLIKIKTKDIDKTVKWIKE from the coding sequence ATGAAAATTAAAAATTTATTTTATCTGGGGATATTTCTTGGATCATTATCTCTGGTAAAAGCACAGGATTACTTCACCGTAAGTGACACTCCCATTAAAACAAGATCCGAAAAAAGAACGGTACAGCCAGAAAAATTTCTGACTGGTCAATTGGATGTAACCGCCATAAAAGATTATTTTCATTCAATCCCTGAACTCACAGATAACGACCGTAAAGATCATGCTCCGGTTATTATGCTTCCTATGCCGGACGGAACCAAGGCGAAGTTCAGGATCTGGAAGTCTTCTGTAATGGCTCCGGAGCTGGCTCATCAATTTCCTCAGCTGATTACCTTTACAGGGTACGGAATTGATGACCCGTATGCTACCGTAAAACTGGATTTTACAGAACTTGGATTTCATGCCCAGATAAAGTCTGCCATAACAGGTGATATTTATATTGACCCTTATGCACAGGATGATATAAACAATTATATTATTTACAGGAAAAGTGATCTAATAGACAAGGATCCGGGAATTTGCGGGTCGGAAGATGAGCATACCGAATCAGAGAATAAAAGCACACAAAAAACAGTGGCACCAAGCATAGGCACTCAAATCAGGATATTCAGATTTGCGGTAGCGTGCACCGGTGAATATGCGCATGCCGCTACAGGACTAGCTTCACCTACGGTTGCTCAAACTTTATCAGCTATTGTCACATCAGTAAACAGGGTAAATGGGGTATATGAGCAGGAAGTAGCTGTAAGATTAATATTGGTTGCCAATGAAGCAAGCCTGGTCTTTACAGATCCTGCTACCGACCCTTTTACTGCAAATAATGATGCCAACACACTATTAAATGAAAGCCAGACCCAGATCGATGCATTAATAGGAAACGCCAATTATGATATAGGACATACCTTTAGTACAGGAGCCGGAGGAAAGGCCTTTCTGGGGTCAATCTGCAATAATTCTATCAAAGGCAAAGGAGTTACGGGAAGGTCCCATCCCGTGGGTGATCCTTTTGATATTGATTATGTCTGTCATGAAGTCGGGCATCAGTTTGGCGGGCCGCATACCTTTAATGCGACCACAACTAATTGTGCAAATATTGCTCCTGCTAATGCTGTGGAACCCGGAAGCGGAATTACAATCATGGCCTATGCAGGCATCTGCGGGGATGTAAATAACCTGGCGCGAAATAGTATTCCTATTTTTCATACCAGATCATTCGAGAATATTACTACGAAAATCCAATCCACATCATGCCAGGTGACTACTCCTGTTTCGAATACTGCTCCTGTAGTAAATGCAGGAAACAACTATACAATACCTAAAAGCACGCCGTTTAAATTAACAGGTTCCGCAACAGATGCTGAAAATACAGGTCTTACCTACTGCTGGGAACAGAATGACGTAGGACCTTCAGGCGACTGGAATACACCTACCGGAAATGCCGCGATATTCAGAACCTTTGTCCCCGTAACCGTTAATCACAGATATTTTCCACAAATTAAAGACGTAATCAATAACACGGTTACCAAAGGAGAGATTTTACCGTCGTATGCAAGGACCATGGAATTCAGATTGACGGTAAGAGACAATAATGCAGGGTGTGCAGGGGTTGCCAATGATGATGCAATTATCACTGTTGACGGAAATTCAGGACCATTTAAAGTAACTGCTCCTGCTACTGCAGTAAGCTGGATCGGAAATACTTCCCAAACCATAACATGGGACGTTGCCGGTACCACTGCAGCTCCCGTAAGCTGTGCCAATGTAAGTATTTTACTTTCTACGGATGGCGGCTATACTTATCCTACCACCATCTTAGCTTCTACTCCGAATGACGGCTCACAAACCATTACCGTTCCAAATGTGAACACATCACAGGCAAGAATTATGGTGGCAGGAGAGGGCAATGTCTTTTTTAATATCAATCCTATTAATTTCACAATTACCAACAACGTATTGGCTGTAGATGAAATAGCGGAAAATAAAGATCTGTTTGCAGTATATCCTAACCCGGGTAAAGGGATTGTAAACATTAAATTCTCCAGACCAACTGATAAATATGATGTGATGGTATATGATATCAGCGGAAAATTAGTATTCAGTAAAGTGAATAACAAATTAGACCATGATAAGGTGGGAACCTTTAACTTAACCCAATTGGTTAAAGGAAATTACCTGATTAAGATTAAAACCAAAGATATAGATAAAACAGTGAAATGGATTAAAGAATAA
- a CDS encoding porin family protein: MKKLFLGLAVSLGSLALAQEKTETRSKSSISFGVKGGMNVSSLTDGSNNAYWSNYERKAKIGFNAGVFANIPISGQFSVQPEILYNGLGSKIESTINFDIPEARMDIKENLSLSYLSVPLMLQYNLLPELYVEAGPEFGFLLGGRAKSEFTQTSNTDGASSTQSHTGKIVMDLFNKFNFGIGIGAGYYFTQNLAVTARYTAGITDIYKYNTGDAVRNNALQVGLAYKFK; encoded by the coding sequence ATGAAAAAGTTATTCTTAGGATTGGCCGTTTCTTTAGGTTCGCTGGCTTTGGCACAGGAAAAGACAGAAACCAGATCTAAATCCTCTATATCTTTTGGAGTGAAGGGAGGCATGAACGTTTCCTCTCTTACTGACGGAAGTAATAATGCTTATTGGTCAAATTATGAGCGAAAGGCAAAAATAGGTTTTAATGCTGGAGTTTTTGCGAATATTCCGATTTCGGGTCAATTCAGTGTTCAGCCGGAAATATTATATAACGGATTGGGCTCAAAAATAGAAAGTACTATTAATTTTGATATTCCTGAAGCCAGAATGGACATTAAAGAAAACTTGTCGTTAAGCTATCTGTCAGTTCCTTTAATGCTTCAGTATAATTTGTTGCCAGAATTATATGTTGAGGCAGGTCCTGAATTTGGATTCCTGCTTGGGGGAAGAGCTAAAAGTGAATTTACCCAAACCAGCAATACAGACGGAGCAAGCAGTACACAAAGCCATACCGGTAAAATTGTCATGGACCTGTTTAATAAATTCAATTTTGGAATAGGAATCGGAGCTGGATATTATTTCACTCAGAATCTTGCCGTCACCGCAAGATATACGGCCGGAATTACAGATATTTACAAGTATAATACCGGAGATGCTGTCAGAAATAATGCATTACAGGTTGGCTTAGCTTACAAATTCAAATAA